One Pseudorhodoplanes sinuspersici DNA segment encodes these proteins:
- the rbbA gene encoding ribosome-associated ATPase/putative transporter RbbA: MSGRPSRQGATASSPIVHLKSVSLSYGQTRAVDDVTLEIPGGCMVGLIGPDGVGKSTLLSLIAGAHVIQEGQVIVLGGDMGDATHRRQACPRIAYMPQGLGRNLYPTLSVFENIDFFGRLFGHDATERKSRIAGLLQRTGLTPFADRPAGKLSGGMKQKLGLCCALIHDPELLILDEPTTGVDPLSRRQFWELIDEMRRDRANMSVIVATAYMEEAARFDWLVAMDGGKVLATGTPSDLLSTTKTATVDAAFIALLPEERRRNHREVTIPSRSQDMQGEIAIEAEHLTMRFGDFTAVDNVSFRIPRGEIFGFLGSNGCGKTTTMKMLTGLLPASEGIARLFGRDVDPNDITVRQRVGYMSQAFSLYSELSVHQNLDLHARLFSIPQDAVPARIDEMARRFDLAGVMDALPNALPLGIRQRLSLAVAMIHSPDILILDEPTSGVDPIARDGFWQILSDLSRKDNVTIFVSTHFMNEAELCDRISLMHAGKVLISDTPAAIVEKRSADNLEDAFVAFLEEAIDQSHDSQKAAVPLVIPATGKDKEDDQSAKQKQPYRPFEFRRMFAYTKRETLELRRDPIRATLAILGSVLLMFVIGYGINMDVENLSFAVLDRDDTTISRDYALQIAGSRYFTEKPPISDYEDLDRRMRTGELSLAIEIPPGFGRDATRGRKVEIGAWIDGAMPTRAETVRGYVQGMHQGWLIQKARELYGDAATVGDFQLAIRYRYNPDIQSLVAMVPAVIPLLLMMIPAMLSVLSVVREKELGSIINFYVTPVTRLEFLLGKQLPYVALAMLNFLLMVAFAIFIFRIPFTGSFLTLTAAALIYVIVTTALGLVISTFMKSQIAAIFGTVLITLVPAVQYSGIIDPVSSLQGAGALIGQIYPATYFVTISRGTFSKALGMTDLWTAFVPLLVAAPVLLGLGVLFLKKQAR, from the coding sequence CGCCTATCGTCCATCTCAAATCCGTCAGTCTGTCTTACGGACAGACCCGGGCGGTCGACGATGTCACGCTTGAAATACCAGGCGGGTGCATGGTTGGCCTGATCGGACCGGACGGAGTTGGAAAATCCACGCTTCTGTCGCTGATCGCTGGCGCCCATGTCATCCAGGAAGGGCAGGTGATCGTGCTCGGCGGCGACATGGGTGACGCCACGCACCGGCGGCAGGCCTGCCCGCGCATTGCCTACATGCCGCAGGGACTTGGCCGGAATCTTTATCCGACGCTGTCCGTCTTTGAGAATATTGATTTCTTCGGCCGCCTGTTTGGCCATGACGCGACTGAACGCAAAAGCCGCATTGCCGGACTTCTCCAACGGACCGGATTGACACCCTTTGCGGATCGGCCGGCTGGCAAGCTTTCAGGTGGCATGAAGCAGAAGCTCGGTCTGTGCTGCGCGCTCATTCACGATCCTGAACTGCTGATCCTTGATGAGCCGACGACCGGTGTTGACCCGCTGTCACGCCGCCAGTTCTGGGAACTAATCGACGAGATGCGCCGTGACCGCGCGAATATGAGCGTCATCGTTGCCACCGCCTATATGGAAGAGGCCGCCCGTTTCGATTGGCTGGTGGCGATGGACGGCGGCAAAGTGCTGGCAACAGGAACCCCGTCCGATCTGCTTAGCACGACGAAAACGGCCACGGTGGATGCCGCCTTCATTGCGCTTCTGCCCGAGGAGAGGCGCCGCAATCATCGTGAGGTCACGATTCCCTCTCGTTCGCAGGACATGCAAGGCGAGATTGCCATTGAGGCCGAGCATCTGACGATGCGCTTTGGCGATTTTACGGCTGTCGACAATGTCAGCTTTCGTATTCCTCGCGGAGAGATATTCGGCTTTCTGGGTTCGAATGGCTGCGGCAAAACAACGACCATGAAGATGCTGACCGGCCTTCTGCCGGCCAGCGAAGGAATAGCGCGCCTGTTCGGGCGTGATGTCGATCCGAACGACATCACGGTGCGCCAGCGTGTTGGCTACATGTCGCAGGCCTTTTCTCTGTATTCCGAACTGAGCGTCCACCAGAATCTCGATCTGCACGCCCGGCTTTTTAGCATTCCTCAGGATGCCGTTCCGGCAAGGATCGATGAGATGGCACGTCGCTTCGATCTCGCTGGCGTCATGGATGCACTGCCCAATGCGCTGCCACTTGGCATCCGTCAGCGACTGTCTCTCGCTGTGGCAATGATCCACTCACCCGATATCCTGATCTTGGACGAGCCGACATCAGGGGTCGATCCTATTGCCCGCGATGGCTTCTGGCAGATTCTGTCCGATCTGTCCCGCAAGGACAATGTGACGATCTTCGTCTCCACCCATTTCATGAATGAAGCGGAACTGTGTGATCGGATTTCGCTCATGCATGCAGGAAAGGTCCTGATCAGCGATACGCCCGCGGCGATTGTTGAGAAACGGTCCGCAGACAATCTCGAAGACGCATTCGTTGCCTTCCTCGAGGAAGCAATAGATCAGAGCCATGATTCACAAAAAGCAGCCGTACCGCTCGTGATCCCTGCGACCGGGAAAGACAAGGAAGACGATCAGTCCGCCAAGCAGAAACAGCCATATCGTCCATTCGAGTTTCGGCGGATGTTTGCCTATACGAAGCGGGAGACGCTTGAATTGCGGCGGGATCCCATTCGCGCCACGCTTGCGATCCTCGGTAGCGTTCTACTGATGTTCGTCATCGGATATGGCATCAACATGGATGTCGAGAACCTTTCCTTCGCGGTGCTCGACCGTGATGACACCACGATCAGCCGCGATTATGCGTTGCAAATAGCGGGTTCACGTTATTTCACCGAGAAGCCGCCGATCTCCGATTATGAGGATCTCGACCGCCGCATGCGTACCGGCGAACTCAGTCTGGCGATAGAAATCCCTCCGGGTTTCGGCCGGGACGCGACGCGCGGACGGAAGGTCGAGATTGGCGCCTGGATTGACGGAGCGATGCCGACCCGGGCCGAGACCGTGCGCGGTTATGTCCAGGGGATGCATCAGGGCTGGCTGATACAAAAAGCCCGTGAGCTTTATGGTGACGCCGCGACCGTCGGCGATTTTCAGCTCGCAATCCGATACCGGTATAACCCCGATATCCAGAGTCTCGTCGCCATGGTGCCGGCCGTCATCCCTTTGCTGCTGATGATGATACCCGCGATGCTGAGCGTTTTAAGCGTCGTTCGTGAAAAGGAACTCGGCTCGATCATCAATTTCTATGTGACGCCTGTCACGCGGCTTGAATTCCTGCTGGGCAAACAGTTGCCCTATGTGGCGCTGGCGATGCTGAATTTCCTGTTGATGGTGGCTTTCGCGATTTTCATATTTCGCATTCCCTTCACAGGGAGCTTTCTTACGTTGACGGCTGCCGCTCTGATATACGTGATCGTGACAACCGCGCTGGGGCTTGTCATTTCTACATTCATGAAGAGCCAGATTGCGGCGATCTTTGGTACCGTGCTTATAACGCTCGTTCCTGCGGTCCAGTATTCGGGCATTATCGATCCGGTTTCGTCGCTGCAGGGGGCTGGCGCACTGATCGGCCAGATTTATCCGGCAACATATTTCGTAACGATCTCGCGCGGCACCTTCTCGAAAGCACTGGGCATGACCGATCTGTGGACCGCGTTTGTCCCCCTCCTTGTGGCGGCACCCGTGCTGCTGGGACTCGGTGTTCTCTTCCTCAAGAAGCAGGCACGTTGA
- a CDS encoding ABC transporter permease — MRLTNIVQLGIKELRGLARDPMLLTLIAYAFTLSIYTASKAMPETLNRAAIAVVDEDQSPVSARIITALYPPYFTTPRIISQHEMDSRMDSGLDTFALDIPPDFQRDLLAGRAPTIQLNIDATRMTQAFTGGGYVQSIVTSEVREFLNRYRSAASVPVDLTLRTRFNQELNKSWFGAVTNMISSITMLSIVLTGAALIREREHGTIEHLLVMPVTPTEIMVSKIWSMGLVVLLATTFSLIVIVQGLLSVPIHGSVALFLAGAALHLFATTCMGIFLATVAGSMPQFGLLLMLVLLPLQLLSGATTPRESMPEMIQIIMLAAPNTHFVILAQAILFRGAGIGVVWPQFAALLGIGVVLFFFSLRRFRQFLR; from the coding sequence ATGCGCCTGACCAACATCGTCCAACTCGGGATCAAGGAACTGCGCGGTCTTGCCCGCGATCCCATGCTGCTGACGCTGATCGCTTATGCGTTTACGCTCTCCATTTACACGGCTTCGAAAGCCATGCCCGAAACCTTGAACCGGGCTGCGATTGCGGTCGTCGATGAGGACCAATCACCAGTATCGGCGCGGATCATCACGGCGCTTTATCCGCCCTATTTCACGACGCCGCGGATTATCTCCCAGCACGAAATGGACAGCCGGATGGATTCCGGTCTCGATACGTTTGCACTCGATATTCCGCCGGACTTTCAACGCGATCTGCTGGCCGGCAGGGCGCCAACCATCCAGCTCAACATCGATGCGACCCGCATGACACAAGCCTTCACCGGCGGCGGCTATGTTCAGTCTATCGTGACCAGTGAAGTCAGGGAATTTCTCAACCGCTATCGCAGCGCGGCCTCCGTTCCGGTCGATCTCACGTTGCGCACGCGCTTCAATCAGGAGCTGAACAAAAGCTGGTTCGGTGCCGTTACCAATATGATTTCCTCGATCACCATGCTCTCTATCGTATTGACGGGTGCCGCACTCATTCGCGAACGCGAGCATGGAACGATCGAGCATCTTCTCGTGATGCCGGTGACGCCGACGGAAATCATGGTCAGCAAGATCTGGTCGATGGGACTTGTTGTGCTTCTGGCCACCACCTTTTCTTTGATCGTGATCGTGCAAGGCCTGCTTTCAGTTCCAATCCATGGGTCGGTTGCACTTTTTCTTGCCGGTGCCGCGCTGCACCTCTTTGCAACCACCTGCATGGGGATCTTTCTTGCCACCGTCGCCGGCTCAATGCCGCAATTCGGGTTGTTGCTGATGCTTGTCTTGCTTCCGCTTCAGCTATTGTCCGGCGCCACGACACCGCGCGAAAGCATGCCCGAGATGATCCAGATCATCATGCTCGCCGCGCCCAATACGCATTTCGTCATCCTGGCACAGGCCATCCTCTTCCGTGGGGCAGGCATTGGTGTCGTGTGGCCGCAATTCGCCGCCTTGCTCGGGATTGGGGTCGTGCTTTTCTTTTTCTCGCTGCGTCGATTCAGACAGTTTTTGAGATGA